In Streptomyces sp. NBC_00448, the following are encoded in one genomic region:
- a CDS encoding enoyl-CoA hydratase-related protein, producing MGEQVEEGARRFGDVVVVRRHGDRVAEVVLDRPKAMNAVSTGMAEAIAAACAAVAADPAVSVAVLTSSSERAFCAGADLKERNSLSDAELLRQRPRARAAYGGVLDLPMPAIAAVGGFALGGGYELALACDLIVADESAVVGLPEVSVGVIPGGGGTQLLPRRVGAARAAELVFTARRVPAAEALGLGMVDQLVPAGQARTAALALAERIAGNSPVGLRAAKQALRVGHGLDLRTGLEVEDAAWRTVAFSADRAEGVAAFNEKRPPAWPGL from the coding sequence ATGGGCGAGCAAGTGGAAGAGGGCGCGCGGAGGTTCGGGGACGTCGTGGTGGTGCGCCGGCACGGGGACCGTGTCGCCGAGGTGGTGCTGGACCGCCCGAAGGCGATGAACGCGGTGTCGACGGGCATGGCCGAGGCGATCGCGGCCGCGTGTGCGGCGGTGGCCGCGGACCCGGCCGTGAGCGTCGCGGTGCTGACCTCGTCGAGCGAGCGCGCCTTCTGCGCCGGAGCGGACCTGAAGGAGCGGAACTCGCTGAGCGACGCCGAGTTGCTGCGCCAGCGCCCGCGCGCACGGGCGGCGTACGGCGGCGTACTGGACCTGCCGATGCCCGCGATCGCCGCGGTGGGCGGGTTCGCCCTGGGCGGCGGCTACGAACTCGCCCTCGCCTGCGACCTGATCGTCGCGGACGAGTCCGCGGTGGTCGGGCTGCCGGAGGTGTCCGTGGGCGTCATCCCCGGTGGCGGCGGCACCCAACTGCTGCCGCGCCGGGTGGGCGCCGCCCGGGCCGCGGAACTGGTCTTCACCGCGCGCCGCGTCCCGGCGGCCGAAGCGCTGGGGCTGGGCATGGTCGACCAGCTCGTCCCCGCGGGCCAGGCCCGTACCGCCGCTCTCGCCCTCGCGGAGCGTATCGCGGGGAACTCCCCGGTGGGGTTGCGCGCCGCCAAGCAGGCCCTGCGGGTCGGCCACGGGCTGGACCTGCGGACCGGCCTGGAGGTCGAGGACGCGGCCTGGCGCACCGTCGCGTTCTCGGCGGACCGGGCGGAGGGGGTCGCGGCGTTCAACGAGAAGCGCCCGCCGGCCTGGCCCGGCCTCTGA